CTCCGGGGATTTTCCAGCGACCGTTCAACATCCTTTGCGGTTTTGTCGTAGATACTTTCCCGGACGTGGCTCCAGTTGTATGACCGGAACTCTTCTTGAAAACTACGCATCCAGAAAAAGCGTTAACGGGCTGCTTGCTGCCGCAGAATTTCCTTTGGCTGCCAGTCCGGCCTCAAATGCCAGTCTTCCTGCTTCCACACCCAGCCTGAAAGCATGGGCCATACCGACAGGGTCGGAAGCTACGGCTATGGCCGTATTGACCAGTACGGCATCTGCACCCATTTCCATTGCTTTTGCTGCGTCGGAAGGTGATCCGATGCCTGCATCCACAATCACGGGAACAGCACTTTGTTCAATAATGATTTCGAGAAAGTCTGCTGTTTTCAAACCCTTATTACTGCCGATGGGAGCCCCCAGGGGCATTACGGCAGCCGCACCGGCGCTTTCGAGGCGCTTGCACAAAACGGGGTCAGCGTGTATATAGGGCAAAATAACAAAGCCAAGTTTTGCGAGCTGTTCGGTTGCCAGCAGGGTTTCCATGGCATCGGGCATGAGGTATTTGGGGTCAGGGTGGATTTCCAGCTTCACCCAATGCGTTTCCATTGCTTCTCTTGCCAGCTGTGCTGCCAATATCGCCTCCCGGGCATTTCTTGCGCCCGAAGTATTCGGCAGCAGGTTGATGTGACCGTGCTTCAGGTACCTGAGGATCTCGTCATCCTGCCGGCCAGAAGCTACTCTGCGCAAGGCAACGGTCACCAGTTCCGACCCTGAGGACAACAGGGATTGCTCCATTAGGGCACCGGAGCTGAATTTCCCCGTTCCGGTAAAAAGCCTTGAATGGAAAGTCTTATCAGCGATTTTTAGCATAATGTTTTATAAAGTTGTGTAACAAATTGTTTGCGGTCAGGGGAATGAGTAATGGCAGCGGACATGGCCACGCCATGTACACCCGCGGACAGGAGGCCGGTAATATCTTCATCCGTAATACCGCCGATCGCGATCACTGGGATACTGATGTTCATTTGATGGATTGTTTCAAGAATCGCTCTGTAGCCGTCAGCACCCAGTACCGGACTTAGGTTTTGCTTGGTATTAGTAAAGCGGTAAGGGCCAAGTCCTACGTAGTCTGCGCCCTCCTGCACCCTTTGCAATACATCCTGCAGCGTATTGGCAGTACCACCGATGATCATGTTTCCGCCCATCTGCCTGGCCGTTTGGATGGGCAGATCTTCAAGCCCGAGATGTACGCCAAAAGCGCCTGTATCCCGGGCAACTTCCGGATAATCGTTGATGATCAGTTTGGCACCGTATGAATCGCAGAGGTTTTTAGCAAGTGATGCTTTTTCCAGGATCATTTCCGCAGGCTCGTTTTTAATGCGCAGTTGTATCCATCTGCAGCCCGCGTCAAGCGCGGAGGCTATGCTTTCCAGGTGTGTAAAAGCAGCCGTCTGATTCGATATAAAATGAAGTTTGCCGATCAAAGTTTATTGGTTTAGCACATTGTTAAGTTGAATAAAAGTCTGAGGAGCTTTTGCCGGATTTTTCCATAGGGTACCTGACACGGCTGCTCCGTCAAAATTCATCTCTTTGATGTTACGAATATTGGACTGATCAATTCCACCCAGTCCGATGACCGGTAACTTTTTCTCCGCTGCATCGAGCCGGAAGCCGGGAGGAAGGATACCCTGATACCCCGGTTTGGAAATACTGTTGTAAACCGGACCGAAAAATGTATAATCAAAAGAAGTTAATATGTTTGTATCCAGCAATTTGTGGATGGAAGTACTCAGGATAAAACCTTCTGATTTCATTTGCATCAGCGTGCTCTCATCCGTTGTCATCCGTAAATTTTCGGGAAAATGCAGCCGCCTGATCCCATATTCCAGGGCTACGGGAAAATGTTGATGAACGGCGATTTTGGATAAAAAGGCAGGGCAGATGCCACGCAGCAGACGGTCCAGATCCGATGCGGTCCCATCGGGTTTTCTGAGATGCAGGTATTCCATCCCGTTTTCAAAAAGCAGGTTAATGCACCCAGCCTCATTGGGCAGATACACAGGTGACGATATGACGATCAGCTTCATCCTAACCGCCTTGTGTGGCTCTGATGATAATTAATTGATCATCAGGCTGCAGTTGGTGCAAGGCCCACTGCGATTTGCTGACCACCTGGTTATTGATGGCTACCGCTATTCCCTGATGATTTGTTTCGAAAATTTCTGTCAGCAATTGCTGCACGGTAAAAGTGTCAGGAATTACGCTGGGTGTTTGGTTGATTTTTATCTCCATTCCGGTTATCGTTTGAGAAACTTGGGGAATGGACCTTGCAGAAAAAGATATAAGTAAACCCTTCAGGAGGCTCACTACTTTTCCCTTCGTCAGTATGAACTGCATCAGGTTCAAAGGGTATAATCTCAGACCACCATAGTGGACACCCCCAAAGTTTTAACAAAACTAAGTCAAAAATATGACGAATAAAACCTTCCGCCGGGAAGTACCTGCATGATGACGAAATATCGATATGGCGGTCTGATAAATATGCGATAAATTTGAAAGGTACAAGTATCAGGTCCGGACATTAAACAAAAGCATACGAGTTAACCGAAATGCCCGACCGTTGGGACTGTACACTCATATTTTAATCTAAACGATAACTCATTTAACCGAAATACTAAGTTTACCAGAATGGATCTTAGAATAAGAAACGCCACAAAGAAGGATTTACCCGCGATTTTAGAAATTGTTAATCAAACGATCCTCACGTCCACCGCAATTTATGATTATGAGATCAGGACGCTTGAGGAGCAAACGGAGTGGTTTGAGCGTGTGACGGACAACGGTATGCCCATCATTGTTGCCGATCAGGATGGGGAGGTGCTGGGATATGGTTCATACAATACCTTTCGCCCCAAAATAGGGTACCAGTTCACGGTGGAGCACTCTATTTATCTTGACGAGAAGTCCAGGGGTATGGGTGTAGGAGGCAAGCTATTGGGCAGTCTCATTCAGCGGGCACGGGAGCAGGGCCTTCATACGATGATAGGAGGGATAGATGCGGCCAACAGGGGAAGTATTGAATTTCACAAAAAATATGGTTTTGTAGAAAAGGGTTATCTGAAAGAAGTGGCCTACAAGTTTGATCAGTGGCTGGACCTGGTCTTCATGCAGCTGATTCTTGAATAGGGGGCCGACTGGCACAAAAAAATGGCTGCCCGCATCCGTGGCAGCCATTTTGCTATGTTATACTGTTGTTTTTTAATTTTAATGTGCTCGTCCGGTTTCTACGTAGGTATCTTCATCACCGGTTGGTTTCCCCTGCCACCAGGATGCCAGTATTGAGCCTGTAATGTTCATCAACGGCCCGAACACGGCTGGGGCAAGACCTACCGTAGCCATTTTTCCCATTTCTTTCGCGATACCGGATGCAAGTCCGCCATTTTGCATACCCACCTCAATAGCGATGGTACGGCAGTCGCGCTCGCTCATTTTGAATAGCCGTCCCGACCAGTAACCCAGTGTATAGCCCGAGAGATTGTGAATCAGTACGAGGAGCAACAAAGTGGGGCCGATGGTCAGCAGGCTGTCGCGGCCGGCAGCGGTGATGATCACGATAATGAAGGCAATTCCGCCCATGGATACGAGCGGCATGGCGTTGTCCAGCCATTTGGCCTTTCCGCTGAATAACTTATTGAATATCAGCCCTGCTCCGATAGGTATGATGACCATTTTTACGATATCCCACATCATGTGGAGGGTATCTATTTTGACAAATGCACCAGCCAGAAGGCTCATCAGTACCGGCGTTACAATAGGCGCAAGCATGGTAGAAATGGCGGTGATGGTAATGGAAAGTGCCAGGTTTGCTTTGGCAAGATAGGATATCACATTGGATGCCATACCGTTAGGAGAACAGCCAATCAGGATTATTCCTGCTGCAATTTCAGGCGGAAAACCACTCAGATTGGCGAGTGTGTACCCGATACTGGGCATAATAATAAAATGGCTTATCACTCCGATCAATACACCTTTTGGCATTTTAACAACGCCTACAAAATCCTGGAAACTCATGGAAGTTCCCATTCCGAACATGATGAGCTGGATCAGGGGGGTGATCAGCACAGCCAGTTTGAAACCGTTGAACTGCTGAAAATACTGGGGATAATAGAGGGCAGTGGTTACGGCAGCAAAAATAATGGTGGTATAGGTAAAGCCCTTGAGCTTTTCAAAACCACGAAAACTGATGGCCAGCGCCAGGAAAAACAGGATGAAAAAAGGCCCTGCCTGAGGAAGGCTGCCGGTTAAACCCAGGTAGAGTGCAATGAGGAGGCAAACGGCCGCTATACCTGACAATAGCTTGTAAATATTCATGTTTTTATTTTTATTATACAATTTTAAAAAGGGCATAGTTTATTATTTCAATGACTTTTGGCAGATACCAGTCTGTCAGTGTTTAGAAAAAGATAGCAGATTAAGGCCGCTTTATTGCTGAAAAAGCAGGAACAGAAGCTGCCTTACTTAATAAACTGCTATCTTCCTTCAGAAAATTACCAGGTTCTTTTTTTCATGTATTCGTCCAGTTCCGAACGTTTCATGGGGATTTCCTTAGGATTTTTATCCAGCCATTTCAGGAAATCTTCTTTCAGTTTGTCGGTCCACTGGCTGTCAATCTGGCCAGGAGTATATTTCCCTTCTTTGAGCATCTGAATACCAAATTTGTCACGGATAGCGATGAATTCGGCGGTAAGTACCACTTTTTCTACCAAATGAGCGGGAATGAAAATCACGCCCTCTCTTTTTGCGAGCACCACATCACCGGGAAGTACGATGGCCCTGCCGATGCGGATGGGTGTGTTCAGTCCTGTAAGTACGACGTCTTTCAGGTAGGAAGGATCCCAGTCTCTCACAAAAGCATTGAAACCTTCTATTTTGGACAGACCTTCCAGGTCACGGGAGGAGGCATCGAAAATGACACCGGTTCCGGTTTTTGCAAAAATAGAGTTGCCAAGGTTATCGCCGATAAGGGTTCCCTGGGCAATCTTCCCGAAACCATCCGCCACATATACATCACCTTTGGAGAGCTGGTCAATGGGCCAGGAATTGGTGTTGCCAATGCGGCCTGCTTTTTGGCCACGTTCTTTAATGTTTTTTTCAATATCCGGACGAGAGGGCATGAACTGCGCGGTAAGTGCACGCCCTGCAATGGGGACATCATTATGAATCATTTTCCAGTTTCCGTCGAACTGGCAGTTGTAACCTTCATTCTGCAGGACAACCCAGGCTTCTTCAATGGCAATTTCTTTCACGCGGCGGATCATGTCGTCCGATACTCTGGGGCGTCCGTCAGGAAAACGTTCTCCTTTCCATTCTGAAGTAAGGAAGATCAGTTCTTCTTTGGAAATGGTCTGTGCCCTGACAACGGCCAGGCTACCTATGAGACAGAGAGAGGTAAGCAGACTGAAAACTTTCAATTTCATAAAATAATAGTCAATTAAGCGGCAAATGGATAATGTAAAATCTGATGATAGGTTTTTTGCCGGAAGTTATACCTGAAACTTCCGGCAAGTTAGCCTAATTCTGCATGAATATGAACTTTGGTATAGGTAAGCTATTTCTGAATTAAACCTTCTACATTGTTTGATTATCATCCGTCAGTTTCCGGACAGGTCGGTAACAACAGGTAAAATAATACGGCTTAACTTAGGCCCGCCATGATGGACGGTCTGCTGTGCAATGCGTGTTTTGGTACTGCTTCCAAGAGGCTCGCCGGTATTTGGATTTCTGTCAAACTGCGGGAAATTACTGGAAGTGATATCCACCCGTATGCGGTGGCCCGGCAAAAATGCATTGGCTGTTCCGGTCAGTTCAATTTCGTACTCATAAACCTGATTGGGTGTGAGCAGTTTCATCTTATCCAGTCCCTCACGGAATTTCGCCCTGATGATCCCTTCTGAAACAGGCATGGCATAACCATTCGGATACACATCCACCAGCTTGATCATCCAGTCGGTATCCGGGCCATCTGTTGCCGCATGGAGTTTCATTTTTACAGGACCGGCTATGGTGATCGGTTTTTCGAGAAATTCACTTGTATAAACCAATACATCCTGGCGTTGTTCCAGCGTGCGCTGGTCACGGGGGCCGGAAGATGTAGGCGTACCGCAGCAGTTGTTTCCTCCCATGGTGGGTACCGGGTTTTCGGGGTCGTAACGGTATGTGTCTGTTGCAGCTTTTTCTGGTTTGGTAAAAGATAACGTACCTTCTCCGCGTACCGAATTGGCAGCACCTTTTGCACCCAGATACAGCTCCTGATATTTTGTTCCTGGAATGGGCCAGTCGGTCTCGCCGCGCCATTTGTTGATACCCATGTAAAAAAGTTTCACAGGTTTCTCCTTATCCAATCCGTTTTTGATACCTTTCAGGTGATAATCAAAGAAGCCGAGTTCCGTCTCAAATTGTTCAACATAAGCGGCAGGAGTGAAATCCACTCCGCCAAATGACTGAGAAGGACCATGTCCCCACGGGCCTATGATCATCCGTGCATTGGCTCTTGCCTCGGGTGTTGCACCTTTGTTTTTCATACCCACATATCCGTTGATCGTTCCCATCACGAAGATGTCAAACCAGCCACCTGAGGTATATACGGGTACCTTAATTTTGTTAAAACGTTCTTCGTCACTAATGGATTTCCAGTAATCGTCATAACTCTCATGTTTGATCCAGTCGCGGTAATGCTGCACCACAGAACCTGCTCCCCTCATATCCATATCTTTAAGTGGCAGGTGCATCAGTACATTTTCATATTTCAATTCTTCCGGCATAAAGGCTTCGGTATGCCAGGTCTGAGGAAGCATAATACGGTTGGGCATCCGTGCCACGCCCCAGCCGTAGTTGAAACTCAGGCGGTAGGCTCCTCCCATGGTCAGCCAGTTGGCATAAATGTTGGTGGAAGCCAAAGCCGGAAATGCAGCGGTTAAGTGCGGCGGTGCCATGCTGGCGGCCTGCCATTGGTTGTGGCCCAGGTAACTTCCTCCCTGTGTACCAACCTTTCCGTTCGAGAATGGCTGCGCCGCTGCCCATTCAATCGTGTCGTAACCGTCATTGGCTTCATCCCTGAAAGGCTCCCATTTGCCATCGCTTTCGTAACGGCCACGCACATCCTGAACAATCACAACATAACCGCGCTGTGCGAACTTGGTCATGGTTTGGTGGTGAACGCCTTCGCGCTGCGATCCGTAGGGTGTCCTGGTGATGATGGTTGGATACTTTCCAGGCGCCGCAGGCATGTACAGATCGGCGTAAAGGATGACCCCGTCGCGCATGGGAATTGCCCGGTGTCTTTCAATTTTTATTTCATTGAACTGGTTCGCATAGGCAAGCGCATTCGAAATAAAAAGCGCGCTGGCAAGCAGGAGTATTCGAAGTAAACCGAAAAATTTTGGATGAGGTTGAGTATTCATGCGTGGTGGATTTAGGATCAAAGGATAAAAAGCTACCTGCGTGAAATTACGAGGGGGTTGGTAAGACCATTCAGGTCATACACGACTCTTCCCGCGCGAATCGTCACTTCGGCTTCCAGTTTTTGTTTGCCTTGTATTTTGGTACCGGTGTAGTCCCAGAACCCGAAGGTGCCGGTATCATTCAGCTGGAACTTGCCATCGATCAGTCTCAGAACGGCAACATCCGCCCGGGAGCCGACAGAAAGATTACCGAGCTGTTCGCGGTGGATCGCCTGCGCGGGTGCCCAGGTACTGGCTTTGATCACACTTGGCAGGTCCATACCCATGGCCAGAAACTTGGACATTACATTCAGCATGTCCTTCATGGCATTATTCATGCTTCCGGTGTGGATATCGGTACTGATGGTGTTAGGGTAAAATCCGCTTTTAACAGCGGGGATGGCCTGGGAAAAGGCAAAACTGATCCCACCGTAACCGACATCGAAAAGGATACCTTTTTTGCGGGCTTCGTATACAAACGGTTTGATTTTGCCGGTGGCTACATCCAATATGGGCTCACGGCTCGAGAGCTGCCCAAAGCAATGCGTAAAGATATCTCCCGGCCGCAGGTGTTTCATGAAGAGTTCTTCAATGGGAAGCACAGGCGTACTTCCTCCGAAATCGATCATGACGGGGATATTGGCGAGTTTACCCGCCTCAACGGCCTTGTCGGTGGGTGTCCAGTTGTATCCGTTATAGTGCGCAAGTTTTACGCCGACCACATACTCCGGATTTTCCATAGCCACTTTGGCAGTAGCAGCCGCATCCATATCATCCACATTCTGTTCGTAGGTACCGCCCCGCATGCCTTCGCCCACAATGTTGAGAAATGCAAGTACCCGGGTTTTTGAAATATCAATGGTTTGTTTTTTGAAATCGGGAAAAGATTTCCAGCCGGAACAACCTGCATCCACAACCGTAGTGACGCCGGTACGGAAAGTGAAGCCGTCTGGCGGTAAGGCATTGGGGCCGTTGCTGTACGTCTGATCCATTTTGGTTCCAAAGAAATTGTGCGAATGAATGTCAATAAGCCCGGGGGTAACGTACAGGCCTTTGGCATTAACAACCTGCCTGCCTTCTTTTGGGTCGATATTTTTGGCAACGAGCTTAATGGTATCGCCGTTCATGGCTACATCCAGCAGTGCATTGATATTGTTTTTAGGATCAATAACACGGCCGCCCTTGATAACAACACTATATTTCTGCGCAGCGGCAACCTGGATACCTAGTGCAAAGACACTCAGCAAAACGATCAGCTTTTTCTTCATGTTTGTGGTTTAAGGGAATAAAATAATAAATAAAAGTTTTGCCGGAAAGGTAAGACTTGCCAGTGACCCGGTGTCTTTTGCGATTGAGAGCTACTTATTCCGAGCATTTTCAGTCGGCGTCTTCCGGAGTCCAGATGTTAGACATCATTTTGCAGGTGTGATCCCTATCCAACTTGAAAGTTTGTTTTATCGGTCTTGCCGTCTCGTCATTTTTCGGGCCGTTTTGCGAGACGTTCACGGGAAGATCCGTTTTGTCATAAAAAGAAATACGGATTGTCAGTTTATTAACAACCCGTATTCCGTTAAATGTATCTCAATCACTTATCCCACCATACTATGCTGGAAAGCGTGTTGGTGCCACCTTGTCTGGTGCGTGCTTCGTAGAAATTCGTCTGATTGTAAGTTTCTTCCGAATCCGGGATCACAAAACGGGTGGGGATTTTACCTCCCGTGAGGTTACCAGGGTAGTTGGTCGGGATAAGCTTGGGATAACCGGTACGTCTCCAGTTGGAGAATATCTCGTATTCATCCTCCAGGAAAAGAGATACCCATTTCTGCGTGTGGATCTGCTCCATCTGCTGCTCAACCGTGCCGGCCGCATTGTAAGGGTTGACGTCCAGGTACGCATTCACTTTAGCATCTGATATGGTAGCCGCCGCTCCGAACAGGGCCCATTGTCCCATTCCTGCTTTTACAGCCTTGTCGTAGGAATCCTTCGCAGTGGCTCCCGCATACCATCCTCTCAAAGTTGCTTCTGCTAGTAAAAGATTGGTTTCAGCATTTCCAAAAACAAGCAGAGGGGCGTTGTATTTCAGGAGCGTATTGGGGTTTGGCTCCGAAAAGCTGTTGAAGTTTTCGGGTACGTTGTTGTAAAGGGCATTGGGCATACCCAACTGGAGCGCTGTGCTGGTATCCGCAACAAAACTGCTTCCGGAAGGTATCCACACAATGGAGATTACATTCAGACGCGGATCTTTGGTTCCTTTCAGGTGGTCAATCAGGGTTTTTGCAAATTTACCACCCTCGATATTCTGCCCGCCGGGTGTGATGTAATCAGTACTTAACAAACCACTGGCAATGAAATTCCGGCTTGCGGTCTGGGTTCCGTCCACATAGGCGATCACGGCGCGGTCAGCATCTGCCGTAATAATGCCACCTGCAATTGCTTTTTCTACCCATGTTTTTGCCATGGTTGGATCAACCTGTGTCAGGCGCATGCCCAGGCGGAGCATAAGTGAATAAGCAAATTTCTTCCATTTGGTTACGTCTCCGCCGTAAATGAGATCGGCATTGGCAAAAGTGGGCTTCGTCGTATCAAAAGCCTTGGCTGCTTCATCCAGTTCTTTCAGCATGTCAGCATAAATAACTTGCTGTGTATCGTACTTTGGAGCATAATTTTTGTCCGCGAGCGCTTTGCCGGCATCAAAATAGGGGATGTCACCATAAAGATCCGTCAGGCGATGGAACAGGTATGCCTTCCAGATACGCGCTACAGACAATTTGTTAACATCGGCAGGGTTAACTGAAACGGCTTCAATTACCTGAGCCAACTCAATGACGGCCCCTGTGTAAGCACCCCAGTTTCCGGTTGAATAACCGTAGTTAAAGTACTTGTCTCCCGCGGCAGGAACCTCTTTACAGGTAGCGAAGTGCTGCATGGACTGGCCAATGGTGAGGTAGGCAGCCCCGGTATAGTTTACGCTGACGGCATCCAGCTGGGCTTTTGTGAAAAGAAACCCTGGCACTACTTCAGAGGATTTATTGGGGTCCTTGTTCATTTCCACAAAACCATTGTCGCAGGAAGGTAACATCAGGGCCAGAGGAGCTGCAAATAATATTTTTTGAATCAGATTTTTCATCATTGGAGAAATTAAATGATTAGAATTTTACCATCAGGTTCACACCCATGCTTCTTGTTCTGGGTACACCAAATGCTTCCAGACCCTGCGCATTGGTACTTGTATAACCGGATTCCGGATCAAAGTACTGGTTCTTCTTATCCTTGTAAAGAATGAACAGGTTACGTGCAGTCAGAGATATAGAGGCCGACTGTAGTTTGAGCAAGGAGAATTTGCTTACAGGCAAATTGTAGCTCAGCACCACCTGACGAAGTTTGACGAAATCATTGTTGAACATAAACATGGCCGTGTAATTCTTATCATTATCATAATAAGTATCTACGTCAACTTTTTGCCAGGTTTTGGTGTAGGGTGCTCCCTCGGCCGTAACACCTTCTACGGTTATGCCGGTATCACGTCCTGGAAGTGTTTCCTGAGGCAGACCAAAACGATAGGCATACTGATACAGGTTGGAGTAAACGATACTTCCGAATTTTCCGTCAATCAGTACGTTCAATGAGAAGTTTTTGTAGGTGAAATTATTGGTGATACCCATGGTCAGAGGAGGAGTTCCCTGTCCGATCTTTTCCAGATCACCTCTTACCGCGTAACCGCTGGCAGGGTTGAAAATTACGTTTCCGCTGGCATCCGTTTTCTTGCGGTACCCCCAGACGGTACCGTATGGCTCGCCCACCTTGTTACGGATTAAGCCACCGCCGATTCCGCTGCCGACGTCAATACTTTTAAGGCCTTCTGCCAGTTTTTCGATTTTACTTTTATTGTAAGCCATGTTGAAACTCACATCCCATCCGAATTTCCCGGTTTTAACGGGTGTTCCGGTAATGAGCAATTCAACCCCCTTGTTGCTTAGTTCACCCACATTCAGCAAAGCCGATGTGTAGCCAGAAGAAATAGCGATTGTACTTTGTACGATATCGTCTGTGGTTTTCCGGTTGTATAGGGTCAGGTCAAAACCCAGGCGGTTGTTAAGGAAACGGGCTTCAATACCTCCCTCATAGGTTGTGGAAGTAAGCGGACGCAAATCGGGGTTGGGAACCAGGCTTGATCCCAGTGTCTGAACCGGCCGACCGTTATGGCCACCCTGTACCATGCTGTAAGTGGGATAAATGATATAAGGAGCTACGGTTGCACCTCCCACTTGGGCCCATGATCCGCGAAGTTTTGCAAAACTTACCGCCTCGGGTAATTTAAAGGCTTCGGACAAGATCAGCGATCCACCCACGGAAGGGTAGAAAATACTATTGCTTTTTGGATTCAGAACCGAGAACCAGTCCTGTCTTCCCGAGAAAGTCAGATAGGCAAAACCTTTGTACCCAAAATCAGCTGAGGCGAAAACTGAGTTGATAGCACTTTTATTGTATGTTGGCGTTGTAGAAAGGATCGCAAGGTTGGTATAGCTATAGAAGTAAGGTACCGTAAACTCGCTTCCCGCAATGAGCGTCTGATCGTAAACACTTCTTTGTGAGTTACCACCCAGCATGGCCGAGAAACTGAGATCTTCAAAGAAGTTGGTATTGTAGTTCAGCGTCAGCATACCGTTGGTTTCCGATGAAGTTGTTTTTCTGGCCTCGTAGGTACCCAGCGGTGCATAGTTATTGTTGGTAGGCTGTACGTATTCAGACTGGAAACTGTAGTAATCCTGGCTAATACTTCCTTTGATGAAGAAGTTGTCAAGGATGTCATATTTGATGTTTGCCTGCCCGATGAAACGGTTTTTGCTGTCGTCGTTTTTAAATTTGTTAACAACAAAGTAAGGGTTGGATGCAATGGGGACCGGGTTCCAGGCAAGTTCGACACCTGTTACCGGGTCATAACCCGGAGCCAGGCTGCGGATATCCACGACGTTTGCCGCCAGATAAGTCGCCCAGTGAGGGTTCATATCCGCATATCCGACTTTAGGACGGTTCGTGCCCTGTTCCAGGTTATACTGAACAACGGTTTCGATGCTCAGCTTTTTACCCAGAAGAGCATTCAGATTTAGGTTTGCTATGCGCCTTACAAAAGATGAATTGGGTACAATGCTGTTGGACTTGGTATTGTTGAGACCCAGGCGGAAATTTACGTTTTGATTTCCTCCCGTGAAGGCCACCGAATTGATATAGTTAGTACCTGCATCATAAAAATGCTTAAGATTATCCTTCTGAGGGGAATAAGGATGCAGTTTCCCGTCTACCTGGATGGTGGGCTGTCCGTCCATTTTAGCGCCGTAGGAAAGACGTCCCGTGCTGATGGCTTCGGTCAGCGTGGTTGGCTTTTTACCATCCACACCCTGGCCATACTCATACTGCCAGTTAGGAATCACAGCAATACTTTCAAATGTAAAATTGCTGTTTACTTCCACACCGATGCCTTTTTGTGCACGTCCTTTTTTGGTGGTGATCAAAATTACACCGTTGGAAGCGCGGGCGCCGTAAAGGGCCGCTGCCGGGCCACCTTTCAAAACACTGATGGATTCAATATCATCCGGGTTAATACCTCCGATACCGTCCCCACGGTCCACGTTCATGGCGTTACCGTCAGAAGTAGTACCGCCACCAGGAATACTGTTGTCCATTGGCATACCGTTGATTACGTACAGCGGCTGGTTGTTTCCATTCAATGAGCCATTCCCACGGATAATGATACGGCTGGACCCGCCGGGGCCTGTTGCCATACCTGTGGCATTCACACCCGCAATTTTACCGGTCAGTGCGTTGGCTACGTTGTTTTCACGTGCCTGGGTAAATTCACTTCCCTTTACTTCACTTACGGCATAGGCCAGTGCTTTTTTCTCCCGCGCAATACCAAGGGCCGTAATCACGACTTCATTCAGCGCTTTTGCCTCCGGCACCATCTTGACCGATATCGTGCTTTGCGTACCTACGGTAACTTCCTGGGAAGTGTAACCCACAAAACTGAAGATCAGTACTGCAGTTGTAATTTCTTCATCAGGTATATCCAGCCGAAAGGAACCGTCAACATCAGTTGATGTTCCTCTTTGAGTACCTTTTACGAGAACACTTACCCCAGGCAGACCGTTGCC
This portion of the Dyadobacter sp. CECT 9275 genome encodes:
- a CDS encoding CocE/NonD family hydrolase, encoding MNTQPHPKFFGLLRILLLASALFISNALAYANQFNEIKIERHRAIPMRDGVILYADLYMPAAPGKYPTIITRTPYGSQREGVHHQTMTKFAQRGYVVIVQDVRGRYESDGKWEPFRDEANDGYDTIEWAAAQPFSNGKVGTQGGSYLGHNQWQAASMAPPHLTAAFPALASTNIYANWLTMGGAYRLSFNYGWGVARMPNRIMLPQTWHTEAFMPEELKYENVLMHLPLKDMDMRGAGSVVQHYRDWIKHESYDDYWKSISDEERFNKIKVPVYTSGGWFDIFVMGTINGYVGMKNKGATPEARANARMIIGPWGHGPSQSFGGVDFTPAAYVEQFETELGFFDYHLKGIKNGLDKEKPVKLFYMGINKWRGETDWPIPGTKYQELYLGAKGAANSVRGEGTLSFTKPEKAATDTYRYDPENPVPTMGGNNCCGTPTSSGPRDQRTLEQRQDVLVYTSEFLEKPITIAGPVKMKLHAATDGPDTDWMIKLVDVYPNGYAMPVSEGIIRAKFREGLDKMKLLTPNQVYEYEIELTGTANAFLPGHRIRVDITSSNFPQFDRNPNTGEPLGSSTKTRIAQQTVHHGGPKLSRIILPVVTDLSGN
- a CDS encoding amidohydrolase/deacetylase family metallohydrolase, whose translation is MKKKLIVLLSVFALGIQVAAAQKYSVVIKGGRVIDPKNNINALLDVAMNGDTIKLVAKNIDPKEGRQVVNAKGLYVTPGLIDIHSHNFFGTKMDQTYSNGPNALPPDGFTFRTGVTTVVDAGCSGWKSFPDFKKQTIDISKTRVLAFLNIVGEGMRGGTYEQNVDDMDAAATAKVAMENPEYVVGVKLAHYNGYNWTPTDKAVEAGKLANIPVMIDFGGSTPVLPIEELFMKHLRPGDIFTHCFGQLSSREPILDVATGKIKPFVYEARKKGILFDVGYGGISFAFSQAIPAVKSGFYPNTISTDIHTGSMNNAMKDMLNVMSKFLAMGMDLPSVIKASTWAPAQAIHREQLGNLSVGSRADVAVLRLIDGKFQLNDTGTFGFWDYTGTKIQGKQKLEAEVTIRAGRVVYDLNGLTNPLVISRR
- a CDS encoding SusD/RagB family nutrient-binding outer membrane lipoprotein; protein product: MMKNLIQKILFAAPLALMLPSCDNGFVEMNKDPNKSSEVVPGFLFTKAQLDAVSVNYTGAAYLTIGQSMQHFATCKEVPAAGDKYFNYGYSTGNWGAYTGAVIELAQVIEAVSVNPADVNKLSVARIWKAYLFHRLTDLYGDIPYFDAGKALADKNYAPKYDTQQVIYADMLKELDEAAKAFDTTKPTFANADLIYGGDVTKWKKFAYSLMLRLGMRLTQVDPTMAKTWVEKAIAGGIITADADRAVIAYVDGTQTASRNFIASGLLSTDYITPGGQNIEGGKFAKTLIDHLKGTKDPRLNVISIVWIPSGSSFVADTSTALQLGMPNALYNNVPENFNSFSEPNPNTLLKYNAPLLVFGNAETNLLLAEATLRGWYAGATAKDSYDKAVKAGMGQWALFGAAATISDAKVNAYLDVNPYNAAGTVEQQMEQIHTQKWVSLFLEDEYEIFSNWRRTGYPKLIPTNYPGNLTGGKIPTRFVIPDSEETYNQTNFYEARTRQGGTNTLSSIVWWDK